A portion of the Blastopirellula sediminis genome contains these proteins:
- a CDS encoding sugar ABC transporter substrate-binding protein, translating to MNKSPLLCLLLLALIGCNGDSTAKPDTDAPKKPKVALIMKSLANEFFSTMADGAEKYQAEHPEEFDLVVNGIKDERDLSRQVALVDEMIAANVDAIVIAPADSKALVPALRRAKKAGVIVVNIDNRLDAAILEAEGVSIPFVGPDNKAGAKTTGSFLAQSLKPGDAVCILEGVRTSFNGQQRFAGFEEAMNDAGAKIVDHQSAEWEMSKANTIAASMLSEHPETKAILAANDSMALGAVAAVKAAGRSGDVLIIGFDNISAVQEAIREGKILATADQHGDQLAVFGIQNALKLLEDPDAKIEDVETPVDLITKESLAK from the coding sequence ATCGGGTGCAACGGCGACTCAACCGCCAAGCCTGACACGGATGCGCCAAAGAAGCCGAAAGTCGCGCTGATCATGAAGTCGCTCGCCAACGAGTTCTTCTCGACCATGGCCGATGGAGCCGAGAAATACCAGGCCGAACATCCAGAGGAGTTCGACCTGGTCGTGAACGGCATTAAGGACGAACGAGATCTGAGCCGCCAGGTCGCCTTGGTCGATGAAATGATCGCCGCCAACGTTGATGCGATCGTCATCGCTCCGGCCGATTCCAAGGCGCTCGTCCCGGCCCTGCGTCGTGCCAAGAAGGCCGGCGTCATCGTCGTCAACATCGACAATCGTTTAGACGCCGCCATCCTGGAAGCGGAAGGAGTATCAATCCCCTTCGTCGGCCCCGACAACAAAGCCGGCGCCAAAACGACCGGCAGTTTTCTCGCCCAAAGCCTGAAGCCGGGGGATGCGGTTTGCATCCTGGAAGGGGTCCGCACCTCTTTCAACGGGCAACAACGCTTCGCCGGTTTTGAAGAAGCGATGAACGACGCCGGGGCGAAGATCGTCGATCATCAGTCGGCCGAATGGGAAATGAGCAAAGCGAACACCATTGCGGCCTCGATGCTCAGCGAACATCCCGAAACGAAGGCGATTCTCGCCGCCAATGACAGCATGGCTCTCGGCGCCGTCGCCGCGGTGAAAGCGGCCGGTCGATCCGGCGACGTCCTGATCATCGGCTTCGACAATATCTCCGCCGTTCAGGAAGCGATCCGCGAAGGGAAAATCTTGGCGACCGCCGATCAACATGGCGACCAGCTCGCGGTCTTTGGAATTCAGAATGCGCTCAAACTGCTGGAAGACCCCGACGCGAAAATCGAAGACGTCGAAACGCCGGTTGATCTGATCACCAAGGAGTCGTTGGCGAAGTGA